Proteins co-encoded in one Spirosoma endbachense genomic window:
- a CDS encoding site-specific integrase translates to MDRHTRAQRKEWLIKQGTGFRQVTCHITGYGRKGKYGEKQRSGDPARPVTIYIRVGFNGMRSEARSTGIVVANKADFDTQSLVIAGDPVNTARLAALKNEIVKVFNERLLMGKSLNPRFILDIALGLATHQDEEYYLMGRTSSGLPVLSLHKPKPKIPTILGAITDYNRIKAKLEGNGLGVLSRKRYEQYGRILTQFVTETYGKNALLEALTPAVEYDLFAYLKGTKKYVHNYAVKIIQFFKSMLTYAHAHRWVDRNVLAALRLSRHHKEVKTLTMADLEKLASRDFVEVTLNQVRDVFLFCCYTGLAYTDVESLAAEHIVRIDEIDCILKDRNKSGVQSFVPLFPEAIALLNRYKDHRVCRLKGVLLPVISNTKMNSALKIIGNIVGIQETLHTHLARKTFTMFAEERGFGLDQMATMLGHTRTTMTEQHYYKRRREPVLKVFKAIYPSGELKRLAS, encoded by the coding sequence ATGGACAGACACACCCGAGCCCAGCGAAAAGAATGGCTCATCAAACAGGGCACTGGCTTTCGCCAAGTCACCTGCCACATTACCGGCTATGGCCGAAAAGGAAAGTACGGGGAAAAACAGCGGTCGGGAGACCCGGCCCGGCCCGTAACCATTTACATCCGAGTTGGCTTCAATGGCATGCGATCCGAGGCCCGCTCGACCGGTATCGTGGTGGCCAATAAAGCCGATTTCGATACTCAAAGCCTGGTCATTGCCGGGGATCCGGTGAACACCGCTCGACTGGCCGCCCTCAAAAACGAAATCGTAAAGGTGTTTAACGAGCGGTTGCTGATGGGCAAATCCCTGAATCCACGATTCATTCTGGATATTGCGCTGGGTCTGGCCACTCACCAGGACGAAGAATACTACCTCATGGGTCGAACCAGTAGCGGGCTGCCTGTTCTGAGCCTCCACAAACCCAAACCCAAAATCCCGACCATCCTGGGGGCCATTACCGACTACAACCGGATCAAAGCCAAGCTGGAAGGCAACGGGCTGGGCGTGCTAAGTCGCAAACGCTACGAGCAGTACGGCCGCATATTGACCCAATTCGTGACCGAAACCTATGGTAAGAATGCCCTACTGGAGGCGTTGACGCCAGCCGTCGAGTATGATTTGTTCGCTTACCTGAAGGGCACCAAAAAGTATGTTCACAACTACGCGGTAAAGATTATTCAGTTTTTCAAATCGATGCTGACCTATGCCCACGCCCACCGCTGGGTGGATCGCAATGTACTGGCCGCCCTTCGGCTTAGCCGCCATCATAAAGAAGTCAAAACGCTCACCATGGCCGATCTGGAAAAGCTGGCCAGTCGTGATTTTGTGGAAGTGACCTTAAACCAGGTCCGGGACGTGTTTTTGTTTTGCTGTTACACGGGCCTGGCCTATACGGATGTGGAAAGTCTGGCCGCTGAGCATATTGTTCGCATTGATGAGATTGACTGCATTTTGAAAGATCGGAATAAATCGGGGGTTCAGTCCTTTGTGCCCCTGTTTCCCGAAGCGATTGCCCTGTTAAACCGCTACAAAGACCACCGGGTTTGCCGGTTAAAAGGGGTCCTCTTACCGGTCATCTCCAACACTAAAATGAATAGTGCGCTCAAGATCATTGGTAACATCGTCGGCATCCAGGAGACGTTGCACACCCACCTGGCCCGCAAGACCTTTACCATGTTTGCCGAAGAGCGGGGCTTTGGTCTGGATCAAATGGCGACCATGCTAGGCCACACGCGAACGACCATGACCGAGCAGCACTATTACAAGCGCCGGCGGGAGCCGGTCCTGAAAGTCTTTAAGGCGATCTATCCATCCGGCGAGCTGAAGCGCCTGGCCAGCTGA